Proteins encoded together in one Lathyrus oleraceus cultivar Zhongwan6 chromosome 5, CAAS_Psat_ZW6_1.0, whole genome shotgun sequence window:
- the LOC127083391 gene encoding uncharacterized protein LOC127083391, producing the protein MDFSSPMISLLLHILVIVSLFCTFNCLETSSQLVNQTFQSREELHKLKKIFATRLNRINKFTLKTIQSPDEDIIDCVLTHKQPAFDHPLLKGQKPLDPPKLPKGHNKIGNLSESFQIWSLSGESCPDGTIPIRRITEQEMLITKRTRGFGTKSTEDGATHIYANAKMHGGEMYGAKATINVWIPHVESPNEFSLSQIWVMSGTSGKDLNTVEAGWQVYPLIFKDNRSRLFIYWTADDYQHTGCYNLYCPGFVHINKRIALGAAISPTSTYNGKQFDITLSIWKDVKTGNWWLDYGSGNFIGYWPSSLFPNLKKAATEVHWGGEITNNHYPRASSTQMGSGHFAEEGFKKASYFKNMGVLDSDNTWTALFAEPIYSATNANCYSIKGGRNRDWGDHFYYGGPGKNKNCP; encoded by the exons atgGATTTTAGCTCTCCAATGATCTCCCTACTCCTTCATATTCTTGtcattgtttctttgttttgtaCTTTTAATTGTTTAGAAACAAGCAGTCAATTAGTCAATCAAACTTTTCAATCACGAGAAGAATTGCACAAGTTGAAGAAGATTTTTGCTACCCGTCTAAACCGAATCAACAAGTTTACACTTAAGACCATTCaa AGTCCTGATGAGGATATCATAGATTGTGTTTTGACACATAAACAACCAGCTTTTGATCATCCTCTATTGAAAGGACAAAAACCATTG GATCCTCCAAAATTACCAAAAGGACATAATAAAATAGGTAATTTGAGTGAAAGCTTTCAAATATGGAGCTTATCAGGTGAATCATGTCCTGATGGAACAATACCAATCAGAAGAATAACAGAACAAGAAATGTTAATAACAAAGCGTACCAGGGGATTTGGAACAAAATCCACCGAGGACGGGGCTACACACATA TATGCAAATGCGAAAATGCATGGGGGAGAGATGTATGGAGCAAAGGCTACCATAAATGTGTGGATACCACATGTAGAAAGTCCAAATGAATTCAGCTTGTCTCAAATATGGGTAATGTCTGGTACATCTGGAAAAGACCTCAACACCGTTGAAGCTGGTTGGCAG GTGTATCCACTTATCTTCAAAGACAACCGCTCTAGATTATTTATTTATTGGACT GCTGATGATTATCAACATACTGGTTGCTACAATTTATACTGTCCAGGCTTTGTTCATATTAACAAAAGAATTGCACTTGGAGCTGCAATTTCTCCAACTTCTACATATAATGGAAAACAATTTGACATCACGTTATCCATATGGAAG GATGTAAAGACTGGAAATTGGTGGCTTGATTATGGATCTGGAAATTTCATTGGTTACTGGCCATCCTCCTTATTCCCAAACTTGAAGAAAGCTGCCACTGAAGTTCATTGGGGTGGAGAAATAACAAATAATCATTACCCTCGAGCTTCTTCTACTCAAATGGGTAGTGGACACTTTGCTGAGGAGGGTTTTAAAAAAGCTTCCTATTTTAAAAATATGGGAGTTCTGGATTCTGATAACACATGGACTGCATTGTTTGCAGAACCTATTTATTCTGCAACTAATGCAAACTGTTACAGTATAAAAGGAGGAAGGAATCGTGATTGGGGCGATCACTTTTACTATGGTGGACCTGGTAAGAATAAGAATTGTCCTTGA